In one Dehalogenimonas formicexedens genomic region, the following are encoded:
- the hemL gene encoding glutamate-1-semialdehyde 2,1-aminomutase has product MKSFDKSRQLFAEARQIFPGGVNSPVRAFKAVGGEPLFIERGEEAYLYDVDGNRYLDFVGSWGPMILGHAHPAVVASIVEAAKEGTSFGAPSRRETELGKAIRAAMPHLEMMRFVSSGTEAVMSALRLARAYTGREKIIKFEGGYHGHSDGLLSKSGSGLATLGIPESPGVPAAFAAETLTAAYNDLDSVEALFDRYPGQVAAVILEPVAANMGVVTPEPGFLEGLRELTRERGALLIFDEVITGFRVKRGGAVEKFGIVPDLTTMGKIIGGGLPVGAYGGRKEIMQLIAPSGPVYQAGTLSGNPLAMAAGLATLNELEKPGIYAALEDNAAALAYGISAAARKSGLSLQVNRIGSLMTVFFTSQEVTDYACAKTSDTEAFRIFHRTLLENGIYWPPSQFEAAFVSTALSHADVETTITAIEKAFAAVKEGRP; this is encoded by the coding sequence ATGAAGTCGTTTGATAAGTCGCGCCAACTTTTTGCCGAAGCCCGGCAAATCTTCCCCGGCGGGGTAAACTCCCCGGTGCGCGCCTTCAAGGCTGTCGGCGGTGAGCCCTTGTTCATCGAGCGCGGCGAAGAGGCATACCTTTACGACGTCGATGGTAACCGCTACCTTGATTTCGTCGGGTCATGGGGGCCGATGATACTGGGTCACGCCCATCCGGCCGTCGTCGCCTCCATCGTCGAAGCGGCCAAAGAGGGTACCAGCTTCGGCGCCCCCAGCCGTCGCGAGACCGAGCTCGGCAAGGCCATCCGGGCGGCCATGCCGCATCTTGAAATGATGCGCTTCGTCAGTTCCGGCACCGAGGCGGTGATGAGCGCCCTGAGACTGGCGCGGGCCTACACCGGGCGCGAGAAGATCATCAAGTTCGAGGGCGGCTACCACGGCCACTCCGACGGTTTACTGTCGAAATCCGGTTCCGGTTTGGCAACTTTAGGTATCCCGGAGTCCCCCGGCGTTCCGGCTGCCTTTGCCGCCGAGACCCTGACCGCCGCCTACAACGACCTCGATTCCGTGGAGGCGCTGTTCGACCGCTACCCCGGGCAGGTGGCAGCCGTCATTCTGGAGCCGGTGGCGGCGAACATGGGCGTAGTGACACCCGAACCGGGTTTCCTGGAGGGTTTGAGGGAATTGACACGCGAGCGGGGCGCTCTGCTCATCTTCGACGAGGTCATCACCGGGTTCAGGGTCAAGCGCGGCGGCGCCGTGGAAAAGTTCGGTATCGTGCCCGATTTGACCACCATGGGTAAAATCATCGGCGGCGGGCTGCCGGTGGGAGCCTATGGCGGACGTAAAGAAATCATGCAGCTTATCGCTCCTTCCGGTCCTGTCTACCAGGCAGGGACGCTGTCCGGCAACCCGCTGGCCATGGCCGCCGGCCTGGCGACATTAAACGAATTAGAAAAACCGGGAATATATGCTGCTCTTGAAGATAACGCGGCGGCGCTGGCATACGGCATTTCGGCCGCCGCCAGGAAATCAGGGTTGTCCTTGCAGGTTAACCGGATCGGCAGCCTGATGACCGTGTTTTTCACCAGCCAGGAAGTGACTGACTACGCCTGCGCCAAAACATCCGACACCGAAGCCTTCAGAATATTCCACCGAACACTCCTGGAAAACGGCATCTACTGGCCGCCGTCGCAATTTGAAGCCGCCTTCGTATCGACGGCGCTCAGTCATGCGGACGTTGAAACTACCATCACCGCTATCGAAAAGGCATTCGCTGCCGTCAAGGAGGGCCGTCCCTGA
- the hemB gene encoding porphobilinogen synthase, whose protein sequence is MSTFPELRLRRLRRTPGMRKLFRETELNAGDFIYPLFVVDGDGAAQPIPSMPGEVRHTLASLVEEIDDIVRLGIGAVILFGIPAAKDEQGLSGLDPDGIVPRAVSLIKRQVPQLTVITDVCLCEYTSHGHCGVVTNGEVDNDATLPLLGRMAVVHAKAGADIVAPSDMMDGRVGAIRQALDAANYKHIPIMAYSAKYASAFYGPFREAACSAPGFGDRRGYQMDPANALEAMREISADLDEGADAVMVKPALAYLDIVRQAKDGFDCPVVAYNVSGEYSMVKAMAERGWGEEKRLALEILTSIKRAGADVIITYHAKDAARWISEGDR, encoded by the coding sequence ATGAGCACGTTCCCTGAACTAAGACTGCGCCGCCTGCGGCGGACGCCCGGAATGAGGAAACTGTTTCGGGAGACTGAGCTCAACGCCGGGGATTTCATCTATCCGCTGTTCGTCGTCGATGGTGACGGCGCAGCCCAGCCGATACCCAGCATGCCCGGCGAGGTTCGTCACACTCTCGCCAGCCTCGTAGAGGAGATCGACGATATCGTCCGGCTGGGCATCGGCGCTGTCATCCTTTTCGGCATACCGGCCGCCAAAGATGAGCAGGGTTTATCCGGTCTTGACCCGGACGGCATCGTGCCGCGGGCGGTTAGTCTTATCAAACGGCAGGTGCCGCAGCTTACCGTCATCACCGACGTCTGCCTGTGCGAGTACACCAGCCACGGCCATTGCGGCGTCGTCACCAACGGCGAAGTGGACAACGACGCCACGTTGCCGCTTTTGGGACGGATGGCGGTGGTCCACGCTAAAGCCGGCGCCGACATCGTCGCCCCGTCGGACATGATGGACGGCCGAGTCGGCGCCATCCGGCAGGCCCTCGACGCAGCTAATTACAAACACATCCCGATCATGGCCTATTCCGCCAAGTACGCCTCGGCCTTCTATGGCCCGTTCCGCGAAGCCGCCTGTTCGGCGCCGGGGTTCGGCGACCGCCGCGGCTACCAGATGGACCCGGCTAACGCGCTCGAGGCGATGCGCGAGATTTCGGCCGATCTCGATGAAGGCGCCGATGCCGTCATGGTCAAGCCGGCACTGGCCTACCTCGATATCGTGCGGCAGGCCAAGGATGGCTTCGATTGCCCGGTCGTGGCTTACAACGTTAGCGGCGAGTATTCGATGGTCAAGGCCATGGCCGAGCGCGGCTGGGGCGAAGAAAAACGCCTGGCGTTGGAGATATTGACCTCGATCAAGCGTGCCGGAGCGGATGTCATTATCACCTACCACGCCAAAGACGCGGCGCGTTGGATTAGCGAAGGAGACAGATGA
- the cobA gene encoding uroporphyrinogen-III C-methyltransferase: MEIGKVYLLGAGPGDPGLITVKAAGILEKAEVIVYDRLASDRLLKNCRPDAELIYVGKAAADHALPQDKINQLLVDKALEGKTVARLKGGDPFVFGRGGEEAETLAVAGVPFEVVPGVSSSVAVPAYAGIPVTHRAAASSFAVVTGHEDPTKAESRLDWTKFGADTLVILMGTTNLPNIVAGLRAAGRAAATPAAVIEKGTTPEQRVITGTLADIVAKANAAEVKPPAILVVGEVVNLRHRLAWFDNRPLFGKKVLVTRSRTQASELSAVLCELGAVPLELPVISITTGDDAGLDRAIGDDTNFDWVVFTSANGVEAFFTRLAAACKDARWFGGGKVAAIGPATAASLECRGIRPDLMPAEYTAEAVLSEFAESDITGKRFLLPRADIAPPLLAEGLRRKGAVVVEIAAYRTLGDSGTTPEQAAKSVAKADIITFCSSSTVEHLLKLVPVSKISENIIIACIGPVTAATAEKLGLRVDVVAAEHTIPGLVDAMEEYLESRTSQ, encoded by the coding sequence TTGGAAATAGGCAAGGTATATCTCCTTGGCGCCGGACCCGGCGACCCAGGGCTGATCACCGTCAAGGCGGCGGGAATCCTCGAAAAAGCCGAAGTCATTGTCTATGATCGGCTGGCTTCCGACCGGCTGCTGAAAAACTGTCGTCCTGACGCCGAACTCATCTACGTCGGCAAGGCCGCGGCGGACCACGCCCTGCCCCAGGATAAGATCAACCAGCTATTGGTCGACAAGGCTCTGGAGGGCAAAACCGTCGCCCGGCTCAAGGGCGGCGATCCGTTCGTTTTCGGGCGCGGCGGAGAGGAAGCAGAAACCCTGGCTGTGGCCGGCGTCCCCTTCGAGGTTGTGCCCGGTGTGAGTTCTTCGGTGGCCGTTCCGGCCTATGCCGGCATACCGGTTACCCACCGGGCGGCGGCTTCGTCTTTCGCCGTGGTCACCGGGCATGAGGACCCCACCAAGGCCGAATCGCGGCTTGATTGGACCAAATTCGGCGCCGATACCCTGGTCATCCTCATGGGCACCACCAATTTGCCCAACATCGTAGCCGGTTTACGCGCTGCCGGACGCGCAGCCGCCACACCGGCCGCTGTCATCGAAAAAGGCACCACCCCGGAACAGCGGGTAATTACCGGCACGCTGGCCGACATTGTCGCTAAAGCCAATGCGGCTGAGGTCAAGCCGCCAGCTATCCTGGTGGTCGGCGAGGTGGTCAACCTCAGACACCGACTGGCTTGGTTCGACAACCGGCCGCTCTTCGGTAAAAAAGTGCTGGTCACCCGCTCCCGAACCCAGGCCAGCGAACTCTCCGCCGTCCTTTGCGAGCTCGGCGCCGTCCCGCTGGAGCTGCCGGTGATCTCTATTACCACCGGGGACGACGCCGGGTTGGATCGAGCCATCGGAGACGATACAAATTTTGACTGGGTGGTATTCACCAGCGCTAACGGCGTCGAAGCCTTTTTTACGCGGTTAGCCGCCGCCTGTAAAGATGCCCGCTGGTTCGGCGGCGGCAAGGTGGCCGCTATCGGCCCGGCAACAGCTGCATCGCTGGAATGCCGCGGCATCAGACCGGATTTGATGCCCGCAGAGTATACCGCCGAGGCCGTCCTGTCCGAGTTCGCCGAGAGCGACATTACGGGGAAGCGGTTCCTGCTGCCCAGGGCCGATATCGCCCCACCGCTATTGGCCGAGGGGTTGCGGCGCAAGGGAGCCGTTGTCGTCGAGATTGCCGCCTACCGGACTCTGGGAGACAGCGGAACCACGCCGGAACAGGCAGCGAAATCGGTCGCCAAGGCCGACATCATTACCTTTTGCTCGTCATCCACCGTCGAGCATCTCTTAAAACTGGTGCCCGTCTCAAAGATCAGTGAAAACATCATTATTGCCTGCATCGGCCCGGTAACCGCGGCCACGGCGGAAAAACTCGGCCTCCGCGTCGATGTCGTCGCCGCCGAACATACCATTCCCGGCCTTGTGGATGCCATGGAAGAATATTTGGAATCGAGGACGAGCCAATGA
- the hemC gene encoding hydroxymethylbilane synthase → MKKPKFRIGSRASRLAMVQTSMVQCWLEKHCPGFEVEVIKISTEGDRKLGISLGELSGPGAFVKELEQALLEGRIDIAVHSLKDMTIKLPEGLMIGAVLERDDPRDVLVTRGFKFDELPLGSMIGTDSPRRAVQLLNLRPDLKVQTLRGNVETRIGRVTEGVIDGAVLAAAGLRRLGREEAITGYFPESFLPAPGQGAMAIEARQDDLELLEILRSLNHAGTAVAVTAERGFLAAMGGGCRAAVGALGTVEDGRLRLRGMFSPDHRHIVSDEIAGDPENAEKLGASLAEKMKTTWNALYPEAAVWK, encoded by the coding sequence ATGAAAAAACCGAAGTTTAGGATAGGCAGCCGGGCCAGCCGCCTGGCGATGGTTCAAACCAGCATGGTGCAGTGCTGGTTGGAAAAACATTGCCCGGGTTTTGAGGTAGAGGTGATCAAAATCTCCACCGAGGGCGATCGGAAGCTCGGCATCTCCCTGGGCGAATTATCCGGTCCGGGAGCCTTCGTCAAGGAACTGGAACAGGCGCTGCTGGAAGGGCGAATCGACATCGCTGTCCATAGCCTGAAAGATATGACCATCAAGCTGCCCGAGGGCTTGATGATTGGCGCGGTGCTGGAGCGCGATGACCCCCGCGACGTGCTGGTTACTAGGGGCTTCAAGTTCGACGAACTGCCGCTTGGTTCGATGATCGGCACCGACAGCCCTCGGCGCGCGGTGCAATTGCTGAACCTGAGGCCGGACCTTAAGGTGCAAACGCTACGCGGCAACGTCGAAACCCGCATCGGCAGGGTCACCGAAGGGGTCATCGATGGCGCCGTCCTGGCGGCGGCCGGCCTGCGCCGGTTGGGACGCGAGGAGGCGATCACCGGCTATTTTCCCGAATCCTTTTTACCGGCTCCCGGCCAGGGAGCCATGGCCATCGAGGCCAGGCAGGACGACCTGGAACTACTTGAGATCCTCCGGTCGCTCAACCACGCCGGCACAGCCGTCGCTGTCACCGCTGAACGCGGCTTCCTGGCGGCCATGGGCGGCGGCTGCCGGGCGGCGGTCGGCGCCCTCGGTACCGTTGAAGACGGCAGGCTGAGGCTGCGCGGCATGTTCTCGCCGGATCACCGGCACATCGTGAGCGACGAGATCGCCGGTGATCCCGAGAACGCCGAGAAGCTCGGCGCGAGTCTGGCCGAAAAGATGAAAACCACCTGGAACGCCCTTTACCCGGAGGCTGCGGTTTGGAAATAG
- the hemA gene encoding glutamyl-tRNA reductase yields MPLFAYGVNHSATPIRLREKLAITTSRLGAGLEMLRDYYRHAAILSTCNRTEVYFLAHPGTEGSILRFFAEWSGLPEADLRQHLYTYQDYEAFHHLFEVAAGLDSMIIGEYEVLGQVKHSLEAARKAGMASLKIERLFSHAISAGRRVRSETAISQHALSISSIAVDQAENIVGDLSQRRTLVIGAGEAGWLAAEAVVKRGGHLTVFNRSAEKAKLLVDSLGSATLASGNLLDELAMADIVISCTSAPHHVVGHGQVAEVMKTRPDRPLMFIDIAVPRDIDEKAKEIPNVYVYNIDDLNHICHQNRCKRLAEVDRVKTILAEELERFYRWWQSLRNRPVIQALYQKAEAIRLEQYEETIKTLPPLDEKSLGHLDAMTQAIVNKLLHTVVDKLKLGAVAQNDLDATVKELFNLEVLVDEKTEV; encoded by the coding sequence GTGCCCCTTTTTGCCTACGGCGTCAACCATTCGGCCACACCCATTCGACTCCGTGAGAAACTGGCGATCACCACATCACGGCTGGGGGCGGGGCTGGAAATGCTGCGCGATTACTACCGCCACGCCGCTATCCTGTCCACCTGCAACCGCACCGAGGTCTATTTCCTGGCGCACCCGGGCACCGAAGGCTCGATACTGCGGTTTTTTGCCGAGTGGTCCGGTCTGCCGGAGGCTGACCTCCGCCAGCATCTTTACACCTACCAGGACTATGAGGCCTTCCATCATCTGTTCGAGGTGGCGGCGGGGTTGGACTCGATGATCATCGGTGAGTACGAGGTGCTGGGGCAGGTCAAGCACTCCTTGGAAGCGGCGCGTAAAGCCGGCATGGCCAGCCTCAAGATCGAACGCCTCTTCAGTCATGCCATCTCGGCCGGACGCCGGGTGAGGTCGGAGACCGCCATCAGCCAGCATGCTTTGTCGATAAGTTCGATAGCTGTCGACCAGGCAGAAAACATTGTTGGCGACCTGTCTCAACGCCGCACCCTGGTCATCGGCGCCGGGGAGGCTGGCTGGCTGGCGGCCGAGGCCGTGGTGAAGCGCGGCGGGCATCTTACCGTCTTCAACCGGTCGGCGGAAAAGGCTAAGCTGTTGGTCGATTCGCTCGGCAGCGCGACGCTGGCTTCAGGGAACCTGCTCGATGAGCTTGCCATGGCCGATATCGTCATCAGTTGCACCTCGGCACCACACCATGTGGTCGGTCACGGCCAGGTGGCTGAGGTGATGAAGACCCGACCGGACCGCCCGCTCATGTTCATCGACATCGCCGTGCCGCGCGACATCGATGAAAAAGCCAAAGAAATACCCAACGTTTATGTCTATAATATCGATGACCTGAACCACATCTGCCACCAGAACCGCTGCAAGCGGCTGGCCGAGGTGGACCGGGTCAAGACCATCCTGGCGGAAGAGTTGGAGCGATTTTACCGCTGGTGGCAGAGCCTCAGGAACCGCCCGGTGATCCAGGCGCTCTATCAAAAAGCAGAAGCTATCCGTCTCGAACAATATGAGGAGACGATCAAAACCTTGCCGCCCCTGGATGAAAAATCGCTGGGTCACCTTGACGCCATGACCCAGGCCATCGTCAACAAGCTGCTGCACACCGTGGTGGATAAGCTGAAACTTGGCGCCGTAGCCCAGAACGACCTTGATGCAACAGTTAAGGAATTATTCAACCTGGAAGTGTTGGTGGATGAAAAAACCGAAGTTTAG
- a CDS encoding precorrin-2 dehydrogenase/sirohydrochlorin ferrochelatase family protein gives MAELYPALLNLKNKLCLVVGGGPVAARKAASLVAAGARVSLVSPALCAVLAESVSKNEVLHTARKFEESDLTGVFLVVAATDHPEVNRMIGEAAEANGILANVVDAPEASSFIVPSVIRRGKLLIAIATSAQSPALSRRLRLHLENEIGEEYGELVKLVGEVRAELKDAGTKVSEQTWQNALDLDELVDLLKDRRRDEAKSVLIQRLISNAGGA, from the coding sequence ATGGCCGAGCTTTACCCGGCATTATTAAACCTAAAAAATAAACTTTGCCTGGTCGTCGGTGGGGGTCCGGTAGCAGCGCGTAAAGCCGCCTCCCTCGTGGCGGCTGGCGCCCGCGTCAGCTTGGTCAGCCCGGCGCTCTGCGCCGTACTGGCGGAATCGGTCTCGAAGAATGAAGTATTACATACGGCTCGTAAGTTTGAGGAGAGCGATCTGACCGGCGTTTTCCTGGTAGTGGCGGCGACCGACCATCCAGAGGTCAACCGCATGATCGGCGAGGCGGCTGAGGCAAACGGCATCCTGGCTAACGTCGTAGACGCGCCTGAGGCATCGAGTTTCATCGTCCCTTCGGTCATCCGCCGCGGCAAGCTCCTGATCGCGATCGCCACTTCAGCCCAGAGCCCGGCGTTGTCGCGGAGACTGCGCCTTCACCTGGAAAACGAGATTGGCGAGGAATATGGCGAGCTCGTGAAACTCGTCGGTGAAGTCCGCGCCGAACTGAAGGACGCCGGAACCAAAGTCAGCGAGCAAACCTGGCAAAACGCCCTCGACCTCGACGAACTGGTTGACTTGCTCAAGGACCGTCGCCGCGATGAGGCGAAATCGGTACTGATACAGAGACTTATATCGAACGCGGGGGGAGCCTAG
- a CDS encoding Lrp/AsnC family transcriptional regulator — protein sequence MVEIRLLGLVQADFPLETRPFACLAEILGATESQIIGDISDLKARRLIREIGPVVCPQALGFQTTLVAMKVKAENLETAENSIANNPGISHAYIRENFFNLWVTLAVPVETDLDFAVQELGLACGADDAISLAAIKTYKLKALFGTAADTVSPDAPAVANRLALTGLERRVINAIQRDLPVEPEPFNAMATEAGLETTELLAMVDALKSRGVIRRYGANINHRKAGYAANAMACWKVPADQLDEMGGTLASRREVSHCYSRRSDARWPYNLYAMIHAATKEECRGVADEVTASSDAGEPILLFSSREIKKSRNRYAANPLPKMENRV from the coding sequence ATGGTCGAAATTAGGCTTCTCGGTCTCGTCCAGGCTGATTTTCCCCTGGAAACGCGGCCATTTGCCTGTTTGGCCGAAATCCTCGGGGCAACCGAAAGCCAAATCATTGGTGATATCTCCGATCTTAAAGCGCGCAGGCTGATCCGCGAAATCGGCCCTGTTGTCTGTCCGCAAGCTCTTGGGTTCCAAACAACACTGGTGGCCATGAAAGTCAAAGCTGAAAATCTGGAAACGGCCGAAAATAGCATAGCCAACAATCCGGGTATCAGTCACGCCTATATCCGGGAAAATTTCTTCAACCTGTGGGTGACATTAGCTGTGCCGGTGGAAACAGATCTGGACTTCGCCGTTCAGGAACTCGGCCTAGCGTGCGGTGCAGATGACGCTATCTCACTGGCGGCAATTAAAACGTACAAACTTAAGGCGCTCTTCGGCACTGCGGCGGATACCGTGTCACCGGATGCCCCGGCCGTGGCGAACCGATTGGCGCTCACCGGCTTAGAACGCCGGGTGATCAACGCCATCCAGAGGGACTTGCCCGTAGAGCCCGAACCGTTCAATGCGATGGCGACTGAGGCCGGTCTGGAAACCACGGAATTGCTCGCCATGGTTGACGCGCTAAAATCACGGGGCGTTATCCGCCGCTATGGCGCCAACATCAACCACCGGAAGGCTGGTTATGCCGCCAATGCCATGGCTTGCTGGAAAGTACCTGCCGACCAGCTTGACGAGATGGGTGGGACACTGGCCTCGCGCCGCGAGGTCAGTCACTGTTACTCCAGGCGAAGCGACGCCCGCTGGCCGTACAACCTGTACGCCATGATCCATGCCGCTACCAAGGAAGAATGCCGCGGCGTTGCCGATGAGGTTACGGCGTCAAGCGATGCAGGGGAACCGATACTGCTGTTTTCATCTCGGGAGATCAAGAAATCGAGGAACCGCTACGCGGCCAATCCGCTCCCCAAAATGGAGAATCGCGTTTAA
- a CDS encoding radical SAM/SPASM domain-containing protein, whose amino-acid sequence MISISRLMLGTVSPGDHLRYGRAHSGDNGGVPRPVVVWNSTRACNLKCVHCYASATEKPAANEMTTVEARSFIQDIAAFGAPVILFSGGEPLLRPDFLELAEHAASQGLRVALSTNGTLIDGAMASNLKRIGFTEVGISLDGIGEKNDRFRGQPGAFDKALNGVRHSMANGLRVSLRLTMTRFNYKELPAIFRLVEDEGIERVCIYHLAYSGRGEKLKAADLSPEETRQAVDGIIDITRDLHRRGKPKEILTVGNHADGVYLYLKTLQENPERAGKVLELLKLNGGNNSGSRIGAVDEAGNVHPDQFWRHYSLGNVKERSFGQIWADTSEPLLGSLRNRKELLKGRCRQCAYLELCNGNLRVRAESFYGDVWAPDPACYLTDTEIGAGGE is encoded by the coding sequence ATGATATCGATCTCCCGGCTGATGCTTGGGACCGTAAGCCCGGGCGACCATCTCCGTTATGGCCGCGCCCACTCGGGCGATAACGGTGGTGTGCCCCGCCCGGTGGTCGTCTGGAATTCCACCCGCGCCTGCAACCTTAAGTGTGTTCACTGTTACGCCTCCGCGACAGAAAAGCCGGCGGCGAATGAGATGACCACGGTGGAAGCAAGGAGCTTTATTCAAGATATCGCCGCCTTCGGGGCTCCAGTAATCCTCTTTTCCGGCGGCGAGCCGTTGTTGCGGCCGGATTTTCTCGAACTGGCCGAACACGCCGCGAGCCAAGGCCTTCGGGTGGCTTTATCAACCAATGGCACCCTTATCGACGGCGCGATGGCCTCGAATCTGAAACGGATAGGTTTTACCGAGGTCGGTATTTCTCTCGACGGCATCGGCGAAAAGAATGATCGTTTCCGCGGGCAACCGGGCGCCTTCGACAAAGCCCTTAACGGTGTTCGGCACTCTATGGCCAATGGTCTACGGGTGTCTCTCCGGCTAACGATGACCCGGTTCAATTACAAAGAACTCCCTGCGATTTTCCGACTGGTAGAGGACGAGGGCATCGAGCGGGTCTGCATCTACCATCTGGCCTATAGCGGACGCGGCGAAAAACTCAAGGCCGCCGACCTGAGTCCGGAGGAAACTCGCCAGGCGGTGGATGGCATAATCGACATCACCCGCGACCTTCACCGGAGGGGCAAACCGAAGGAAATCCTGACCGTGGGAAATCACGCCGACGGGGTTTATCTTTATCTGAAGACCCTCCAGGAAAACCCCGAACGGGCCGGAAAGGTCCTGGAACTTTTAAAACTCAACGGCGGCAACAATTCCGGCAGTCGCATCGGCGCCGTCGATGAAGCGGGCAACGTCCACCCTGACCAGTTTTGGCGCCACTACTCTCTGGGCAACGTCAAAGAGCGGTCCTTCGGCCAGATCTGGGCTGACACCAGCGAACCGCTTTTGGGTAGTCTGAGGAACCGCAAGGAATTGCTAAAAGGCCGTTGCCGGCAATGCGCCTACCTCGAATTGTGTAACGGGAACCTGAGGGTCCGCGCCGAATCGTTCTATGGCGACGTATGGGCGCCCGACCCGGCCTGTTATCTGACCGATACCGAGATTGGAGCGGGCGGTGAGTAA
- a CDS encoding energy-coupling factor ABC transporter ATP-binding protein: MIRLDHLSFRYSEGTQALREVTLEFPTGQFWALLGANGCGKTTLLKLLVGLLKPTSGAILIDGRDLTKLKDKELFSRINLVFQDPNDQLFAATVAQDVAFGPTNLGLSPVEIEARTKEALSEVGLVGLEERPIHTLSYGQKRRAALAGVLAMRPEVILLDEPTSGLDPKGIYAIMSLLRKINRDKGVSIIVATHDVDLVPLFCDQVAIMKKGELLSSGDPEKVFGNETLARSAELRLPRIAHLMEILEKEDGLPFTSRPLTIAGARRELLEVINRSHTSTGEA, encoded by the coding sequence GTGATCAGGCTCGACCATTTGTCGTTCCGTTATTCCGAAGGCACGCAGGCGCTTAGGGAAGTGACGCTTGAATTCCCCACCGGGCAGTTCTGGGCGCTTCTCGGCGCCAACGGCTGCGGCAAGACGACGCTGCTAAAACTCCTGGTCGGTCTGCTCAAGCCGACTTCCGGGGCTATTCTCATCGACGGCCGGGACTTGACCAAACTCAAAGACAAGGAACTGTTCTCCCGGATCAATCTGGTGTTCCAGGATCCCAACGACCAGCTTTTCGCCGCCACCGTCGCTCAGGACGTGGCTTTCGGACCGACCAACCTCGGCCTGTCGCCGGTAGAGATCGAGGCCCGCACCAAGGAAGCCCTATCCGAGGTCGGCCTCGTAGGGCTAGAGGAACGGCCCATCCATACCCTATCTTACGGCCAGAAGCGGCGGGCGGCGTTGGCCGGCGTCCTGGCCATGCGGCCGGAGGTAATCCTGCTCGATGAGCCGACCAGCGGGCTGGACCCCAAGGGCATCTATGCCATCATGAGCCTATTAAGGAAGATCAACCGGGACAAAGGCGTCAGCATCATCGTCGCCACCCACGATGTAGACCTGGTGCCGCTGTTTTGCGACCAGGTGGCCATCATGAAGAAGGGAGAACTCCTGTCCAGCGGCGACCCGGAGAAGGTCTTCGGCAACGAGACCTTAGCCCGCAGCGCCGAACTCAGGCTGCCGCGGATCGCCCATTTGATGGAGATACTGGAAAAAGAAGACGGACTGCCATTTACTTCTCGCCCGCTGACCATTGCGGGCGCAAGGCGGGAACTGCTGGAGGTAATCAATCGAAGCCACACGTCAACCGGGGAAGCTTGA
- the cbiQ gene encoding cobalt ECF transporter T component CbiQ, with product MADFHILTTAAVTNSRLGRFDARLKVVVVAVAIMVNLLSVNVVAPLLIAAAALGSLLISRVQVRRILLRLGLPLVMASVVFVTQLLLNGETVIGQVDVFGLTISAYAEGLERGLLIVARVIGGASLVIWLSLSTPVQQLLSASQSFRVPKVIVEITALMYRFIFVLLEEVITIRQAQQMRLGYARWRTAMKSVSVLAASLFFRAYDRAERLFSAMSVRGYSGSTMAIKTRTLSLTDYAALGLALSALLAIYLIGRLTL from the coding sequence TTGGCTGATTTCCACATCCTCACCACCGCCGCCGTCACGAACAGCCGACTCGGCCGTTTCGATGCGCGGCTCAAGGTGGTCGTGGTGGCAGTGGCGATCATGGTCAATCTTCTCAGTGTCAACGTCGTGGCGCCGCTGCTTATCGCCGCGGCCGCGCTGGGCAGCCTGCTGATTTCCAGGGTGCAGGTAAGGCGGATATTGCTCAGGCTCGGCCTGCCGCTGGTGATGGCATCGGTCGTCTTCGTCACCCAGCTCCTCCTGAATGGCGAGACGGTTATCGGTCAAGTCGATGTGTTTGGTCTGACCATATCGGCTTATGCCGAAGGATTAGAGCGCGGTCTGCTCATTGTCGCGCGGGTCATCGGCGGCGCGTCGTTGGTCATCTGGCTCAGCCTGTCGACGCCGGTGCAGCAACTCCTGTCCGCCAGCCAATCCTTCCGGGTGCCGAAAGTAATCGTCGAGATTACCGCCCTGATGTACCGCTTCATCTTTGTCCTGCTTGAAGAGGTCATTACCATCCGGCAGGCGCAACAGATGCGCCTGGGTTACGCGCGCTGGCGGACGGCCATGAAATCAGTATCCGTGTTGGCCGCCAGCCTGTTCTTCCGCGCCTATGACCGCGCCGAGCGCTTGTTCTCGGCGATGAGCGTCCGGGGTTATTCCGGCAGCACCATGGCGATCAAAACCCGCACGCTCTCGTTAACCGATTACGCCGCGCTCGGCCTGGCGCTTTCCGCGCTGCTGGCGATCTATCTCATCGGGAGACTCACCCTGTGA